A single genomic interval of Wolbachia endosymbiont of Diaphorina citri harbors:
- a CDS encoding NuoM family protein, whose protein sequence is MLLLSIFLLPLIGALILSLIRINHQSIHLRFLALFFAVLPFLLSIVACIEFDYNDADFQFVSYPIRNVGIGIDGISLLFLLLTTFLFVICMLYNCKMSYTTLKPYMALFLLLESFVVGFFVSLNAISFYVFFEAVLIPMFFIIGIWGGKQRVYATFKLFLYTLTGSLLFLLGLVYIYNIFGTFNIQKLATLVPSLDLKVQSLLWIAFFISFAIKVPMFPFHTWLPDAHVQSPTSGSVILAGLLIKMGGYGFLRFSIPMLPQASLYFSNFVVVLSIIAVIYASLVAFAQDDIKKLIAYSSIAHMGIVTAGLFSLCEEGVLGSIFQMISHGLISAALFLCVGMLYTRTGTLEIAKYFGIVNTMPKFGFMFILFSMASIGLPGTSGFIGEFLAMVGMFKSIGFFTGFIALGTILSAVYMLNLCKQIIWGVSDSKLLNHHLDNIEFSVLILLAVFVILLGFYPILALNYLKPCMANLLVKYNAL, encoded by the coding sequence GTGTTGTTACTTAGTATATTCTTGCTTCCACTGATAGGAGCATTGATTTTATCCTTAATCAGGATTAATCATCAATCTATACACTTAAGATTCCTTGCTCTATTTTTTGCTGTACTTCCATTTTTGCTTAGCATTGTAGCTTGTATAGAATTTGATTATAACGATGCGGACTTTCAGTTTGTCAGCTACCCAATTAGAAATGTTGGTATAGGGATAGATGGTATATCGTTGCTTTTCCTTCTACTTACGACCTTCTTGTTTGTTATTTGTATGCTCTATAATTGCAAAATGAGTTATACGACTCTCAAGCCATATATGGCATTATTTCTACTGCTTGAGAGTTTTGTAGTCGGTTTTTTCGTTTCACTGAATGCTATAAGCTTTTATGTGTTTTTCGAAGCTGTTTTAATACCAATGTTCTTTATTATTGGCATTTGGGGAGGGAAGCAAAGGGTATATGCGACGTTTAAGCTGTTTCTTTATACATTAACTGGCTCATTATTATTCCTACTTGGATTGGTGTACATCTATAACATTTTTGGAACGTTTAATATACAAAAATTAGCTACATTAGTGCCAAGCCTTGATCTTAAAGTGCAGTCATTGCTGTGGATTGCATTTTTTATTTCCTTTGCAATAAAAGTTCCAATGTTTCCATTTCACACTTGGCTTCCTGATGCACATGTGCAATCACCAACTTCTGGATCTGTGATTTTAGCTGGCTTGCTTATTAAAATGGGGGGATATGGATTTTTAAGGTTTTCTATTCCAATGCTTCCTCAGGCAAGTTTGTATTTTTCAAATTTCGTTGTTGTGCTGAGCATTATTGCGGTGATATATGCTTCGCTAGTTGCGTTTGCTCAAGATGATATAAAGAAGTTAATAGCTTATTCTTCAATAGCACATATGGGGATCGTTACCGCTGGCCTCTTTTCACTTTGTGAGGAAGGAGTACTGGGTAGTATATTTCAAATGATTAGTCATGGCCTTATTTCTGCTGCTTTATTTTTATGTGTTGGAATGCTATATACTCGAACTGGGACTTTGGAGATTGCAAAATATTTTGGCATAGTAAACACAATGCCAAAATTTGGTTTCATGTTCATTTTATTTTCAATGGCTTCAATAGGTTTACCCGGAACATCTGGATTCATAGGTGAGTTCTTGGCTATGGTTGGAATGTTTAAGAGCATAGGTTTTTTTACAGGATTTATCGCACTTGGCACTATTTTAAGCGCAGTTTATATGCTGAATTTATGTAAGCAAATAATATGGGGAGTTAGTGATTCTAAATTGTTAAATCATCACCTGGATAACATAGAATTTTCTGTCTTAATTCTGCTTGCAGTGTTTGTTATTTTGCTTGGATTTTACCCAATCCTTGCACTGAACTATTTGAAGCCATGTATGGCAAATTTGTTAGTCAAATATAATGCGCTATGA
- a CDS encoding NADH-quinone oxidoreductase subunit N: MNYIQILPEMFSIISSLVLLLLGIIFNRRTINLLALGCTVVTLIILIISAENNEIFLFNSLLKLNLYIRSAQGLILSTGILILLMLNLSKYDYKYEFSILILFALFGMITLVSANSLISFYLAFELMSISLYVLASFNKDSAYSCEAGVKYFTLSALSSCIMLYGMSLLYGYTGQVNFSELGSFLQNHQITYGIVFGLVFILIGLCFKLAIAPFHMWAPDVYQGAPTIVTAFFSTAPKAALVTFLIRLMNEELVNVKSYVQPIFLYVSALSVLISAFGALRQQNLKRLLAYSSIGHIGFIFASLSIFTQAGTDSALMYLVIYIITSIGLFSYLVQIDDDDCDIANLSGIGKKHPIVAFHLSVLLLSMSGIPPLAGFIAKFFIFKSLINSGFISLSLILVIASVISCYYYLNIMKVMYFDKASGNKVAYSKSLFIITSVASLINLVLFLYAEDLDSLIKLKG; the protein is encoded by the coding sequence ATGAATTATATACAGATATTGCCGGAAATGTTCTCTATTATCTCCTCGTTAGTGTTGCTACTGCTTGGAATTATATTTAACCGCCGAACTATCAACTTATTAGCACTTGGCTGCACAGTGGTAACTTTGATTATTTTAATTATTTCGGCAGAAAACAATGAAATTTTTCTCTTTAATTCGTTGTTAAAACTCAACTTATACATCAGGTCAGCCCAAGGGTTAATTCTCAGCACAGGAATTTTAATACTTTTGATGCTGAATTTATCAAAATATGACTATAAATATGAATTTTCAATACTGATTCTTTTTGCGCTATTTGGCATGATAACTTTGGTTTCAGCAAATAGTCTGATTTCTTTTTATTTAGCTTTTGAGTTGATGAGTATATCTTTGTATGTTCTTGCGAGCTTTAATAAAGATTCAGCTTATTCATGTGAAGCAGGAGTGAAATATTTTACACTTAGTGCACTATCTTCCTGCATTATGCTATATGGAATGTCGCTGCTTTATGGATATACAGGACAAGTTAATTTCTCTGAGCTCGGTTCATTCTTGCAAAACCATCAGATAACTTATGGAATAGTTTTTGGGTTAGTTTTTATCCTTATTGGTTTGTGTTTCAAGCTTGCTATTGCTCCTTTTCATATGTGGGCTCCAGATGTCTATCAAGGCGCACCTACCATAGTAACTGCTTTTTTTTCTACAGCTCCAAAAGCTGCACTTGTAACATTTTTAATTCGATTGATGAATGAAGAGTTAGTAAATGTAAAAAGTTATGTTCAGCCTATTTTCTTATACGTTTCAGCATTGTCTGTGCTTATCTCAGCTTTTGGGGCCTTGCGTCAGCAAAACTTAAAAAGGCTGCTTGCTTACAGTTCAATTGGTCACATTGGTTTTATATTTGCTTCACTTTCTATTTTTACACAAGCAGGAACAGATAGTGCCTTAATGTATTTGGTGATATATATCATCACAAGCATAGGGCTATTCTCATATCTCGTACAAATTGACGATGACGATTGTGATATTGCAAATTTATCTGGTATAGGGAAGAAACACCCAATTGTAGCATTTCATCTTTCTGTACTGTTACTCTCGATGTCGGGAATACCTCCACTTGCAGGTTTTATCGCTAAATTTTTTATATTCAAAAGTTTAATAAATTCTGGCTTTATCAGCCTGTCTTTGATCCTTGTAATAGCGAGTGTGATATCATGCTACTATTATTTAAATATCATGAAAGTTATGTATTTTGATAAAGCTAGTGGTAATAAGGTTGCTTATTCTAAGAGTCTATTCATTATCACTTCAGTGGCTTCACTGATCAACCTCGTTCTTTTCTTGTACGCAGAAGATCTTGACTCACTCATTAAACTAAAGGGCTGA